Within Rhipicephalus microplus isolate Deutch F79 chromosome 9, USDA_Rmic, whole genome shotgun sequence, the genomic segment aactagcccaaatcgccattcttcttcatatATGGAGCACGCGCTCGAGCCAAGAAGTATTTCCCTCTTGTTCTCCGAGGGCCTTGACGGTGATCACATATCCTCatcagtaaaagaaaaaaaaaagacagctagTGCGCTTAACGTAGCGCAGGCAAAACCAcaagaatagaagaaaaaaagcaagcgtGAAATAGACGGAAAGACAAAGGAATAAGATATGAAAAAATAGAAAGttcaaaatataaagaaaaaatcgagaggaaaaataaataaattacagagaaaaaaatgtgACACCAATTGTGACGAAAAATGGCTGAAACgaggaaagaaatagaaaaacaaagaaagctgCCCCGCTCCGCAGTTCCTTCACGCTTGGCAACCctagtgcgaagctgccttaatttttttttaacctAACCAAAACATCCCAGAAGGTAACCTAGCCTGACGTATTTATTCAAACTAAAGACGAAAAAGAAGCCCTTATATAACCGCAGCTTTCAGTACGCAGCCGTGAATGTTTCACTTCCTGAAGCTATACCgtaggagccccgccgcggtggtctagtggctaaggtactcggctgctgacccgcagggcgcgggttcaaatcccggctgcggcggctgcattttcgatggagacgacaatgctgtaggcccgtgtgctcagattggggtgcacgttaaagatacccaggtggtcgaaatttccggagccctcgactacggcgtctctcataaccatatggtggttttgaaacgttaaaccccacatatcaaacgaAGCTACCGTAGGAAGGGCCATTAGGCGGGCTGGATCGCAGTGCGACCGCAAAAACATTAATCGAGCATACAAGATCATGGTTGACGCCGCAGGCGAACCGGGAGGAACGAATCGTCCTCTTAATGGGATTTCGTGCCCTGATATGAGCGGCGAAGAAAAATACGATCTCCAGTCGTTATTATTGTGCTGCCAAATTGAACTGCAAATGAAAAATCAACACAAGGAAAACGCGAATGAACAATACATTGTGGTTATGATCGAAATATGGCGACAGTGGAAATGGCAGATTGTCAAATCCAGTCGTACAACAACGAGACACCGTGCTATATACACCGTGCTATCACCCCTTGTCAATCCCGTACACGTGTTTATGACTGGGTGTAGTTAATAGTTCATTGTCGGGCGTAGGATTTATGCGACTTGGATGGTGGAAGCTGCTCAACCGAACTGACAGGTTTTCGAACGATGTTAACAGCAGGGCCGTGCTGTAGGAAGGGCGAGGATTGCCGAGCTATGGACCCGGCCTGGGTGCcccatgatgacgtcacaatgaAGCGAAGCAGCGAAGAAACGTGACATTGGGGAGACTGAGCGTATgcgcaactaaaaaaaaaacggaaaaaaagAGCGGGTGTAGGGGAGAGGCTGTCACGAATTTCAGCTGACGGCTAAGCTTGAATGGCGCTTAAGCGCCAGTGCACAGGTATTGAACCCTGATCCTCTATAGAAAGATTAGCCCTGAAGGCTCAGCGAGATTTTCTTACCAAAACTAAGCTAATAAATGACTTGTGAACGGTAGCTGACGTCCATTCGCCAATATCAGAGAACTTATAGGATTCAGCACTCTACTTCGGTTCTTTATCGCAATTTACCATATAGTGGTCGCCTTGTAACTATTGAAAGAGCTTTACAGTTTAATTTCCCGCAGTTCTTGCTGTTCCCGTCAACGTTTGCGGCACAACTTACCGTATAGTAGTGGTGAATCTTCTTGTCTGGCGCATTTATTAAAACAGCGATAGAAGTAAAAATAACAGAGACATAACCTCCGGCGAACGATACCTCGCTTACGACGAGCATTTACTTCCGATGATAACGTGCTTCCACGCGTCCTGCAGGATGAGGAGGTGCCCGACGATCTCTGGTCCAGAGCAGGCGCTTACCAGGACCACACCAACATGGCCGCCCTCATGCTCAGCCAAGACAAGCTGGGACGCCTTCGCATGGTGAGACACACAGCTGTCGCAGGGGCCGTGGTGACACTCCTTCAGCCTGCAGAAAAAAACAACccgcctcacctttcaaccttGCTTCTGCTCTCTGCACGTGGTGGCGTACAGAAGCAATCCGCCGAGAATGATATTTGTGTGAACATAATACTCTCAACTAAGTTTGTCACCTTGTTCTGGCCACTTACAGGTCCTTGCATGCAGTTCCCGATGCATCTCGTGCCAGTGTTCGGGATTTACTTCAGGCGCTTCTTTTGTGGCTAACCTGCACTCATATTcgccatattttttttctctttcggcTGAGATCATGCAGCAGAAATACCGAGTTCTAACGCGCGAATCAGATCGTTACAGACCACTATCCATAACATCGATCTCGATAGTGAATAAATAATCACTGCTGACGAGCTTTCATGATGAGCTCACGCGAATTTAGATGGTGTGTACTATTCCGCCAGAACTCACAATTTAGTGCACCAATTCCCGTTAGCGTTTTTAGTAAACATTTAAAAAGTGAGAAGATTGCGATGAGAAGCCTGCGTAGCCGGTCTTGCCGACGTATACCGGTGAGTATAGGCACACTTTTCTTGTGGTACATTAGGAGTAAAAGAAATAATGCTTCAACAGCTTCCGACGTTTCTTTCTACGTCTGTGGATCGTAAACAAAATAAGCACTTACTTGAGAAGCTGACGAACATTATCGGTGGGAAAATATTGGCACGAGTGACCGGTTGCTGGAGCGGTAATATTGCGGCGGCGCTGCGTTCTTCCCGAGCGCGCCGATAAGGGGAGTGCCAAGCACGCTGCATTTTCCGAAACGGGGTGGCCGGCGGAAGGCACTCCAACAAGCAGCTTTTTTCTGAGCAAACTGCGGTGAAGATAAGGTTGCGCCATAGGAGGCGCTGTTTGCGCGTAACTAccgcgaaataaagaaaaaaaaaaggaaaaaaactgaTATCGCGTGCATAGCGTCATCTGGCGATATGCGATGAACGTTTTCATTAAAGGGCCCTAGACCACAAAGATTTCAAAGGCGATACAGtagtttctttctcgccttcatTATCCCTATTGCAAGTGTTCTGCTCTCTTCGTCACTTATTATTTGTTTTTCACAAAAAACACGGGTGGTCTGCACTAAGCTTTGAGTCAGTCAGGATTCGGTGCGTTCCGAGCACACGCTGCTATCTCCGCTCGCGCAGTCGCAAACGCAGATGACTAACTGAAATCTGGGGAGCTATTCTCGCGGTGTCCAATCCTAGGACGAGTCCGATTTGACGGAGCGCGTTCAGTTACGCTAAAAGAAAACGGTGAGTCATGATGTCATAGCGCACTTAATCACGTCGGCGCACCGAACCCGCCAGCACATTCCCAGCGTAAAAAGAAACTTAGTGAACAGAATGAAGAGTAACCGGACTCTTAAACTTGACAAGTCTGCACGTACGTATGAACGTGTTGAGGTGTTTGAAGAGCGATGCAGACAATGCGTACCGACCTTTCAGGGGCGTCACGGGGGTGGCCGCGTTAAACCGAATTCAAGGGCTAGCATGATTACAGTCCATGCACGGCCTCAGAGATGTGCGTCTAAAAGCGGATCCGTGGGAGAAGCAGTCGTTGTGGCGAAACTCATTCCGTCTTTCTCATTTGTGTCGAGAGCTGTGAACGCTGCGCGGCGTCAAAATGATATTGCGGAATAAAGACCGCGGTAAAAAGCAGCGTGTTCCAGCCAATCAGGCGAAGCCGAATTGGACATGCGCAAGCATTGGACACCGCGAGATTAAGTTAGTCGCGCATGATATTCATGCGAGTCAAGGCATGCGACTGCATGCAACACAAGGTAGGCGATAATTCAGAAAAGATATCTCTCCCGTATCGATCAATCAAGAGCAATTTCATCCTGACGTCACGGAACCAACAGCTTGCGTCACGAATTGTTCTGCGAAAACGGCTGAGAATAACGAGTTCGTTCCTCGTAATTTCAGAGGGCGTTTAAAGGCCCTTTAGAATAATGTGCTTTCGGATGGGTCAACGGCAAGACTGCTTTGGAGAAGGGAATGTACTTGGCAATCTCGCTATCGGCTCGTCAACAGCGCCGGGTGTCGCAATTTTGCAGCTCCGGCCACCGTCGTTCGATCGAGCTTATTTCTTTCAATTGAGATTGTACGTACCAAAATTCATTCTGTCTGCAAAATGAAGGTTCAATTTAGAGCGGTCACGGGAAGTTAACGAAATGAGATTGATATGTGAAATATTCGCTGAATAAATCGGGAAACCTACAAGTTCATACACGTTGAGTACAGTCTTCTGGACTTCATTTGTTGCCCTAAACACACCTCATTTACACCCTcagttgccctgccgcggtggtttagtggctataAGGCGCTCAGATGCTGAGCTAAAGggcgcggaatcaaatcccggctgtggccgctgcattttcagtggaggcggaaatgctgcaggcccgtgtgtttagatttgggtgcatgtttaaaaaagttaacgatttagagtactcggtactccaccacgggagagcaaaaagccgtcccgtgtgccTCACATTTCATGAGGCCCTGCGAAAAAAATTACGCCGTGAACGCGTTCACAAAGAGGACCTGCTAATCAAACAACATGTAATCACAGCATTGTTTTCCGAGACGTTAGAGAATACccggtggtttaaatttccggagcgcttcaTTGCGGCGTCTcttacaatcatatggtggttttgctacgttaaacttcacataatAATATTATTGCACCCCGGGTTAAGGCCGCCTGGTGTAACATAGCGAATAACAtcgacaattttttgttttaaattattAATAAATCCACGACACCCAATTTTCAACCACAAGCTGTGTTGTTTGCGTTAATACTTCTACGTTCACGAATACGCTGGCGAAAATTTTACCGCATTCAATCGAGCACTTCATTTCTAACTGATTCTTTTTTCTTTACGTAAGCACACCAGCGGCCTGAGAGTCGGACAACACTGGCCCACCCGCGAGCTGTGACGTGACGAGCTAGCTGTGCGAGCGTCAGCATTCCGGCACTGAACGATATTGTCCCGTAGTGAGCTGCTCGAGGGAACCGAGATAATTAAGCCTTCTTCATCTTGGCAATGAAATCGAACGATGTGCAGGGACTGAAACGTCGGTAGATGACATCGATTCCGCTCTTTCCAGCACATGACGTCTCACGCGGCATGACAAAATGTCGGTCCCCGGCGAGGTTTACAGCAGGCCTGTTTGACGTTGAAGTAATATTTTAAGGCCCGATTTTCACATTTCTATAAGCATATTAGAACCTCTGCTTCCAGTTTCCGCGGAAAACTACAGAACTGCAAATTGTTGAGTGACCGTgtcaagcacaggaccgggttagctggcggaacatgggagaggcctttgtcctgcagtggacgtagtcaggctgatgatgatgatgatgatgatgatgatgatgatgatgatgatgatgatgagtgaccGTGTCAGTGCCCATTTAATGTCATTAGGTAATGGCGACTCGGTGTGCACGCGATGACACCAACCTTCAACTTCTGTCACGGATTCGAATTTAGCAAGCAACAGAACACCCTGTGGTGCTGCGCCAGCACCGGTGTGGCTGGTGCTCTAGCTTGCACACCACACGACGGACTGTTGTAGAGTTTACTTTTTATTCGGTGACAATTTCACGTTTCTGTCTTCTTTAGTTTCCTTCCTGTGACTGGTAAATGTGCACCGTGATTTTACGAACACACCACATATATATAACGCCGGTACACTCCAACCCTTTTCTTCCGATACATTTCTCATCAGTATCTCAGAGTTCTGCACTTGGCGCTTGCTTCTGTGCTACAAACGACTTTGTACCAGATGTTTAAAGTTTCCCTTGCGCACTGTCTGTTGCTGCCTTCTGGAATGTACTATTTACAGCGCCATACCTAAAGACGTGAACCACACGAGGtggaggaataaacgtttatttcacgAAACGTTATCGTCTCCACACCGCCTCctaacacacacaaacaaagcTTTATCACTACGTCATGGTGCCACCAATACGCCAACAAAAATACACGAAACTAACAAACATAAAGTTTCAGTGTAAATGCAAGGGAAAATTGGCAATGCTAAATTTTCACTTCAGTAAGTCTCTATAATAACACAACTAACCAATGATATGCATACAGCAAACAAGTGACTTCAAGGTTGAACATATGACTAATTTATTCGAGCAATATACTCTGGCTCCAAGTAATAAACCGATTAAAGATCAATATGAGGCACGCTCTGTTACTTCATACGGCCCAAGAAATGGGCAACACAGCAGTGCTTGCGATGAAAAGCAGCGCTGATAATCAGTAACTCCAGGCGGCTTTTCTTGCCAACATTTATATGACCGTTTCACAACACGTAATATTCCACCCAAAAGTTTGAGTCTACGATATCTTCATTATTGGTTAAAAGGATGCAGTTGCAAAATTCTTCCAATTACTAAGTGAAACAGTGTCAAACGCACAAACATTCGCTAGTGCGCTTGTAAGTATTATATGGTTGGACAACCAATGGTTGGGTACGGTGTTGTGTCTTCTCGACCTTCTAAACGATCATTCTTCCAGGAAGGGACGCTCGGAGAAGACCTTGCCATCTCTCCTCTTCCGACACGACTGAACACGAGCGCCGACGAAACCTACTACGACGCCAGGGGTAACGCCGATGATGAGGGATTCCTGGATGAGGACGACGCCTCACCCAGGCACGTGGTCTTCAAACGACCCGGTAGCAGCGAGTCGTCCTCACTCTTTGGCACAGAAGGGAACGCCAAGGGCGACCCACTCAGTGACTATGCGCACCTGGATGACGCCTTCTTTAGGCACAGGATCGTGAGGAACAGGACGACAACGACGGCACCACCCCCGCTCCAGAAGCTCGGTCACAAGTCTCGCCGACGGCGGGCATCAGACCCGGACACCGTGTGGCCGGAGATTCTATTGATCGTCGACTATGACACGTACCTCCTGCACGGCCGCAGCCACACGGACATCAAGCGCTACCTGGTCAGCTTCTGGAATGGCGTAGACCTGCGGTATCGGTTGCTCTCCAGTCCTCGGGTCAAAATCAGCCTGGCGGGAATGATCGTGGCCAAGGATCGCGACGCGACACCCTACCTGGAGCGGAATCGGCTTAGGGCGCCCAATGAGGACGCTATCGACGTGGCCGGAGCATTGACCGACATGGGAAAGTACCTGTACCGCGAAGACCGACTGCCCACGTACGACCTGGCGGTGGTCGTTACCAAGCTGGACATGTGCCGTCGTCATCTGGAAGGCGGTCGCTGCAACCGTGGCACAGCAGGGTTCGCCTACGTCGGCGGTGCCTGCGTGGTAAACAAGCGACTGGAGAAGGTCAACAGCGTGGCCATCATCGAAGACAGCGGTGGTTTCTCGGGCATCATCGTGGCTGCTCACGAGGTGGGACACCTGCTGGGGTGCGTCCACGACGGATCGCCGGCGCCTGGATACCTCGGAGGTAATGTCCATTTACTTATTCATGTACGACTATAAATTACTTGTCATTTATACAATGGAGCACCCTAACAGTGTTGCAGAGCAGGCAGACACATTCTGTATTCTGCATCGTATAGACAAACACTCATGTGCTGCTGAATCGTTTTCGTATGTCTAGGTGTTCACGCTCATTTGTCAAGTTATATCCTTTCATAGAACTCCCGCCAGACACTGAAGCCGAGGAAGGTACAAGGGCATCATTTGTAGTTTTCAACTGTACAGTGTAGTAATTCTGCTGTAAATCGAAATGAATTGAAGTGGCATCGGTATAGGACCGCACCTCCAGTCATCGGGTCTCCGATGCTGTACCGATTGAGCTATGACGGTGGTCATTCCACTCTGCACTTTACTATAGGTACTTCTGTGCGTTGATTCCAGGGGATGTAGCCAGCACCACTCTAtagccatggcgtcgagtgtgaACATGAAAATTAGCACGAAATAACAAGTGGCATAACAAAGATGGCCGTCAAGCGCATACCCCGTGTTCCACACAATTTATTTGCGAATAAAGCTTCCCGATGGTGATGGTGACGATGAGTACTACTCAGGTCCCGGTGCCCAGCGGTGTCCTTGGGAGGACGGCTTCATCATGAGCGACCTGCGGCACACGGAGCGAGGCTTCCGCTGGTCATCGTGCAGCGTCCAGCAGTTCCGTCACTTCCTGCTGGGCGAGACGGCCAGTTGCCTCTACAACTACCCGCACGAGAACCAGCTGCTGGCACGCATGCTGCCTGGTTCCATGCTCAGCCTCGACGACCAGTGCCGAAGAGACCGAGGAACCACCGCTTGTTTCGTACGTGCATTTTCTTTGcgcgctacttttttttttaaaattttgcctACTGTCACAAACTCTTCTTTTTAAtttacacacatttttttttctcttcccaaGTAAAGGTATACCAAATTTGAGTCTTCCTCTAGTT encodes:
- the LOC119163382 gene encoding A disintegrin and metalloproteinase with thrombospondin motifs like isoform X1; translation: MDRRVTTREEGTWGHQKSASRFAAPPGQNTFSRERPSEAVDDSDDHPFSPPIIAAAGRSIRAPFSCRGSPGWGVRSTMTHATLAAMLLLLAATWQCDGAQRVHERLSDSEIRRVFRVASREEVPQYELVQLRARRHQRSEREVGGDRKAVSLRAFGRRFDLRLKRNRDFEQRAARLQVLAAESTPNGLAYTPLRSKDEEVPDDLWSRAGAYQDHTNMAALMLSQDKLGRLRMEGTLGEDLAISPLPTRLNTSADETYYDARGNADDEGFLDEDDASPRHVVFKRPGSSESSSLFGTEGNAKGDPLSDYAHLDDAFFRHRIVRNRTTTTAPPPLQKLGHKSRRRRASDPDTVWPEILLIVDYDTYLLHGRSHTDIKRYLVSFWNGVDLRYRLLSSPRVKISLAGMIVAKDRDATPYLERNRLRAPNEDAIDVAGALTDMGKYLYREDRLPTYDLAVVVTKLDMCRRHLEGGRCNRGTAGFAYVGGACVVNKRLEKVNSVAIIEDSGGFSGIIVAAHEVGHLLGCVHDGSPAPGYLGGPGAQRCPWEDGFIMSDLRHTERGFRWSSCSVQQFRHFLLGETASCLYNYPHENQLLARMLPGSMLSLDDQCRRDRGTTACFKDSRVCAQLFCYDSSSGYCVSYRPAAEGSPCGDGQTCKNGRCIAEIENIIPDYTHVTPSFASGRSVGGRGGDVARRRADFSAEVVDGPRPHLMPAPPPPPPSHHPTVSRARHPQHLRPAHHPRTTRKPRALVANDKGCVGDSTELIAGRMTCSQFLEQFGNRYCNHGYIQRHCCYSQSLYCS
- the LOC119163382 gene encoding A disintegrin and metalloproteinase with thrombospondin motifs like isoform X2, producing MTHATLAAMLLLLAATWQCDGAQRVHERLSDSEIRRVFRVASREEVPQYELVQLRARRHQRSEREVGGDRKAVSLRAFGRRFDLRLKRNRDFEQRAARLQVLAAESTPNGLAYTPLRSKDEEVPDDLWSRAGAYQDHTNMAALMLSQDKLGRLRMEGTLGEDLAISPLPTRLNTSADETYYDARGNADDEGFLDEDDASPRHVVFKRPGSSESSSLFGTEGNAKGDPLSDYAHLDDAFFRHRIVRNRTTTTAPPPLQKLGHKSRRRRASDPDTVWPEILLIVDYDTYLLHGRSHTDIKRYLVSFWNGVDLRYRLLSSPRVKISLAGMIVAKDRDATPYLERNRLRAPNEDAIDVAGALTDMGKYLYREDRLPTYDLAVVVTKLDMCRRHLEGGRCNRGTAGFAYVGGACVVNKRLEKVNSVAIIEDSGGFSGIIVAAHEVGHLLGCVHDGSPAPGYLGGPGAQRCPWEDGFIMSDLRHTERGFRWSSCSVQQFRHFLLGETASCLYNYPHENQLLARMLPGSMLSLDDQCRRDRGTTACFKDSRVCAQLFCYDSSSGYCVSYRPAAEGSPCGDGQTCKNGRCIAEIENIIPDYTHVTPSFASGRSVGGRGGDVARRRADFSAEVVDGPRPHLMPAPPPPPPSHHPTVSRARHPQHLRPAHHPRTTRKPRALVANDKGCVGDSTELIAGRMTCSQFLEQFGNRYCNHGYIQRHCCYSQSLYCS